In Bacteriovorax stolpii, a single genomic region encodes these proteins:
- a CDS encoding inositol monophosphatase family protein: MKNAQTEVILELTKKMNFLFGPNAIKTLDVNLKSDNSAVTEIDLFVSNLIKEKILNHSVYKSYSFFSEEEYDQLTFPSAILDPIDGTRELIKGRPECAVSLALMKTSEIAAPENYAWIYNPFSGFSLDSSIPFVPSSNKSQQKILGMVSRSEFEKGYFNFLLDIDPKIEITPRGSIAFKLALLASGACDFVLSLSPKNIWDIAAGSVLCSARGIKLYQNGVEIKNLNEINMKGMLLWAPDQFAEDLWIKFKNEKEKRMSESR; this comes from the coding sequence ATGAAAAACGCTCAGACTGAAGTTATTCTTGAGTTGACAAAAAAAATGAATTTTTTGTTTGGCCCAAATGCAATTAAAACTCTCGACGTGAATTTAAAAAGCGACAACAGCGCTGTCACTGAAATCGATCTGTTTGTTTCAAATCTCATCAAAGAAAAAATTCTGAATCATTCTGTTTATAAAAGTTATTCGTTTTTTAGCGAAGAAGAATACGATCAGCTCACTTTCCCTAGCGCAATTCTTGACCCGATTGATGGCACGAGAGAGCTTATTAAGGGAAGACCCGAGTGTGCAGTGTCGTTGGCGCTAATGAAGACGTCAGAGATCGCTGCCCCCGAGAATTACGCCTGGATTTACAATCCATTTAGTGGCTTTAGTCTCGACAGCAGCATCCCTTTTGTCCCTTCATCAAATAAATCTCAGCAAAAAATTCTGGGAATGGTGTCGCGTTCAGAATTCGAAAAAGGTTATTTTAATTTTCTGCTCGATATTGATCCTAAAATTGAAATCACCCCTCGTGGTAGTATCGCTTTTAAACTGGCCTTGCTTGCCAGTGGTGCCTGTGATTTCGTTTTAAGTTTAAGTCCAAAAAACATTTGGGATATTGCCGCTGGAAGTGTGCTTTGCTCCGCTCGTGGAATTAAGCTTTACCAAAATGGTGTTGAAATCAAAAATCTCAATGAGATTAATATGAAAGGGATGCTGTTGTGGGCCCCAGATCAGTTTGCCGAAGACCTGTGGATCAAATTCAAAAATGAAAAAGAAAAAAGGATGAGCGAATCCCGCTGA
- a CDS encoding sensor histidine kinase, translating to MEDQSFTRIKEIKKLLSSGNLELSSLEFKSKPIRFTRSSFEKKVLNSIKSGKAHDLERKYLHKEELRKLLFSISEVKELPAEILRLPSLSSFESCHVLVHEKGKPVGQNYYAYHGENQETKLIAVQNFNSLFNLVKKSKNKIFNQSLSLKDDLSVVGNFLAREIDLKNYSVIYLISRNSFLPPSTEEQDEFQALSAFLHPLLLKILDKEKNDLKKEVLRKSLENFPEKIAVKKNNHTVFTNKTDETAYENSNLMIFPIEGEEPMSMELSNISKDQISTELYHSQRVSLLGELLNTLQHELSNPLFGLNLTSSILESEATNPETESVLNEISQNANRSQTIIKNFSNLYNDQQEFKKVNLYRFMEEVITLTKSETKEIAKSIQCIGFEQNLEIITNPTILTQIIFNLIINAAQAIKEHNSDYRKNNITIKLVKSEGNLEISVIDDGPGVKAEHISTIFQPFFTTKDSGTGLGLSICQNLAHQLGTKIEFKNNSPLLGATFSINLPG from the coding sequence GTGGAAGATCAAAGTTTTACCAGAATTAAAGAAATTAAAAAATTACTAAGCTCGGGCAACCTCGAGCTTAGTTCTCTTGAATTTAAATCAAAACCTATCCGCTTCACTCGCAGTAGCTTTGAAAAAAAGGTACTGAACTCTATTAAGTCCGGCAAGGCCCATGACTTAGAAAGAAAATACTTGCATAAAGAAGAGCTAAGAAAACTGCTTTTTTCTATTAGTGAAGTTAAAGAACTTCCGGCAGAAATCCTGCGCCTTCCCTCGCTGTCTTCTTTTGAATCCTGCCACGTGCTCGTCCATGAAAAAGGAAAGCCTGTAGGACAAAATTATTACGCTTATCACGGGGAAAATCAGGAAACCAAGCTGATTGCCGTTCAGAATTTCAACTCGCTTTTTAACCTGGTTAAAAAAAGTAAAAACAAAATCTTTAATCAATCGCTGAGCTTAAAAGATGACCTATCCGTTGTTGGAAATTTTCTGGCGCGCGAAATTGATTTAAAAAATTACTCTGTTATTTACCTCATTTCCCGCAACTCTTTTCTTCCTCCAAGCACGGAGGAGCAAGATGAATTCCAGGCTCTCTCGGCTTTTTTACACCCGCTTCTTTTAAAAATTCTGGATAAAGAAAAAAACGATTTAAAAAAAGAAGTCTTAAGGAAGTCATTAGAAAACTTCCCTGAAAAAATCGCTGTCAAAAAGAATAACCACACTGTTTTTACCAACAAAACAGATGAAACGGCTTATGAAAATTCTAACCTGATGATCTTCCCGATTGAAGGTGAAGAACCAATGAGTATGGAACTCTCAAATATCAGTAAAGATCAAATTTCTACTGAGCTCTATCACTCTCAACGTGTTTCTCTTTTGGGAGAACTGCTCAATACGCTTCAGCACGAACTTTCCAATCCGCTTTTTGGTCTCAATCTCACAAGTTCTATTTTAGAAAGCGAAGCCACCAACCCGGAAACGGAAAGTGTCTTGAATGAAATCTCGCAAAATGCAAACCGTTCACAGACCATCATTAAAAACTTCTCCAACCTTTACAACGATCAACAGGAATTCAAAAAAGTGAACCTGTATCGCTTTATGGAAGAGGTTATTACGCTAACAAAAAGTGAAACCAAAGAAATCGCTAAATCAATTCAATGTATTGGTTTTGAACAAAACCTTGAGATCATCACTAACCCGACAATTCTGACGCAAATCATCTTTAACCTGATTATCAATGCGGCCCAGGCGATTAAAGAACACAATAGTGACTATCGCAAAAACAATATCACCATCAAACTGGTTAAGAGCGAAGGAAACCTGGAGATTTCTGTAATTGACGATGGGCCAGGTGTCAAAGCTGAGCACATTTCAACGATTTTCCAGCCGTTTTTTACTACCAAAGATTCCGGAACCGGACTTGGGCTTTCTATCTGCCAAAACCTGGCCCATCAACTGGGAACTAAAATCGAATTTAAAAACAATTCCCCTTTATTAGGTGCAACTTTCTCGATAAACTTACCTGGTTAG
- a CDS encoding glycosyltransferase family 9 protein, with protein MKASNKEASAPVARPTIAIMQMTRLGDLIQTAQAIETLKTTHPHYRVVLIARLQFAKPLGFLLNKYFDHIYTLDTASMFQDSETVGLSKPLSGLNAFLSEVKSEKIDVLVNLSFSKSSSHLASLIPAVHKVGSYHDHNNKVVMNDKWSQMLYSTVMRGALNPYSLVDLFKNIVGIKAHEPARSTKTNDQRANIIVIHPFASSERKAWKAEKWVEVIYKTLKENDKQTVTIVGAKNEILKAQVITESPLLKQFSSRLLNVTGKTSLEELSQVVASAKLFVGHDSMVGHLAAIHNTPSLTISLGNVRPHETTPYQANAYNIAPRTKCFPCFPSDDCAYTQCHHDIPYQLVSNIIKQLTSGAPIDAEWMKSSNSSFHLSSVNFYRSRFQNGYFTLDNLIDTQLDINDIFRTLYKVTWSFVLSDVEDSHPFPKLSPSTHRDLLDAMTGLQHLFELSEFGQKYSRYILEEISSSTPSISKIKEYSKKIDEIDHLQRMVQKTSPYLAPIIDYFTVRKGNLFGENVVKLTESSYYCFEENAHLSSVMYELVQNTIAEYKIIGSKTKTRSDLNK; from the coding sequence ATGAAAGCAAGCAATAAGGAAGCAAGTGCACCAGTAGCAAGGCCAACAATCGCCATTATGCAAATGACTCGTCTGGGAGACCTTATCCAGACAGCTCAAGCGATTGAAACGCTAAAAACAACTCACCCACATTACCGCGTGGTTTTAATTGCAAGATTGCAGTTTGCAAAACCATTAGGTTTTCTGCTCAATAAATATTTCGACCATATCTATACACTAGACACTGCTTCAATGTTTCAAGACAGCGAAACGGTGGGGCTTTCAAAACCATTAAGCGGGCTTAATGCCTTTTTAAGTGAAGTGAAGTCTGAGAAGATTGATGTTTTAGTAAACTTATCTTTTTCAAAGTCTTCGTCTCATCTGGCCTCTTTAATTCCGGCCGTTCATAAAGTTGGTTCATACCACGACCACAACAACAAAGTGGTGATGAACGACAAATGGTCACAAATGCTTTATTCAACTGTGATGAGAGGGGCACTTAACCCTTATTCACTGGTTGATTTATTCAAAAATATTGTTGGTATCAAGGCCCATGAGCCAGCTCGTTCGACAAAAACAAATGATCAACGCGCGAACATTATTGTAATCCACCCATTTGCTTCAAGTGAAAGAAAGGCCTGGAAAGCAGAAAAATGGGTTGAAGTGATTTATAAAACGCTCAAAGAAAATGACAAGCAGACAGTGACAATTGTCGGGGCAAAGAATGAAATCTTAAAGGCCCAAGTGATTACTGAGAGCCCTCTACTTAAGCAGTTTTCTTCAAGACTCTTAAATGTGACAGGAAAGACTTCTCTGGAAGAACTTTCTCAAGTTGTTGCCAGCGCTAAATTGTTTGTTGGTCACGATTCAATGGTTGGTCACCTGGCCGCTATTCACAATACGCCATCATTAACAATCTCTCTTGGAAATGTTCGTCCTCACGAGACAACTCCATACCAGGCCAATGCCTACAACATCGCACCTAGAACGAAGTGTTTTCCTTGTTTTCCAAGTGATGACTGTGCATACACTCAGTGCCATCACGATATTCCTTATCAATTGGTAAGCAATATCATTAAGCAACTGACAAGCGGCGCTCCAATCGATGCTGAATGGATGAAATCATCAAACTCAAGCTTCCACTTAAGTTCAGTGAACTTCTACCGCTCTCGTTTCCAAAATGGATATTTCACGCTGGATAACCTGATCGATACACAGCTAGACATCAACGACATCTTCAGGACTCTTTACAAAGTTACCTGGTCGTTTGTTCTTTCAGATGTGGAAGACAGCCACCCGTTTCCAAAACTTTCTCCATCCACTCACCGCGATCTTCTGGATGCCATGACTGGCCTTCAGCACTTGTTTGAACTCTCAGAGTTCGGGCAAAAGTATTCGCGCTATATTCTGGAAGAAATTTCATCATCAACTCCAAGCATTTCCAAAATTAAGGAATACTCTAAGAAGATTGATGAGATTGACCACCTTCAGAGAATGGTTCAAAAAACCTCTCCATACCTGGCACCAATTATTGATTACTTTACAGTAAGAAAAGGTAATCTTTTTGGTGAAAACGTGGTTAAACTAACTGAGAGTTCATATTACTGTTTTGAAGAAAACGCACATCTCTCAAGCGTGATGTACGAACTAGTTCAAAACACAATTGCTGAATATAAGATTATTGGCAGTAAAACAAAGACCCGCTCGGATCTAAACAAGTAG
- a CDS encoding sigma 54-interacting transcriptional regulator — MNTLLREKCINLKAPLLITGETGTGKSRLAHDIYRQSSIHQEKFLTVHLATLKEDLLESELFGHKKGSFTGALENKSGYFQDVGTGTLFLDEIGELSLEAQKKLLYVMEEKKFTPVGGSASLDFRGRIIMATNRNLKQMVESGLFREDLYYRIKIFHLELSPLREDKKQLREIIQTLFNELKERHSSPYARLSNEAMELLMGRNWKGNIREIKNALEFALVMSPKNVIESADFPYDQNEVILPEEINALAGFPEDFHQSQELFEKVFLEAMLAKNGGKVNETARRLGISKTTLIQKARKYGINTLKMRAEAFDFAA; from the coding sequence ATGAATACACTTCTGCGCGAAAAATGCATTAATCTAAAGGCCCCTCTTTTAATTACTGGCGAAACGGGAACCGGGAAGTCTCGCCTTGCGCACGATATTTACCGTCAATCATCTATTCATCAAGAAAAATTTCTCACTGTTCACCTGGCCACTTTAAAAGAAGATCTTTTAGAGAGCGAACTCTTTGGCCACAAGAAGGGATCTTTCACCGGGGCCTTGGAAAATAAGAGTGGTTATTTTCAAGATGTAGGGACTGGAACTTTATTTTTAGATGAAATCGGCGAGCTTTCTCTGGAAGCACAAAAGAAACTACTCTACGTAATGGAAGAAAAAAAGTTCACTCCTGTTGGTGGTAGTGCCTCTTTAGATTTTCGCGGAAGAATCATTATGGCGACCAATCGCAATTTAAAACAAATGGTAGAGAGTGGTTTGTTTCGTGAAGACCTTTACTATCGCATTAAGATTTTTCATCTGGAACTATCCCCATTGCGTGAAGATAAAAAACAGTTGCGAGAAATCATTCAGACACTTTTTAATGAACTCAAAGAAAGGCACTCCAGCCCTTATGCCAGGCTTTCAAATGAAGCAATGGAATTGCTAATGGGCAGAAACTGGAAGGGAAATATCCGCGAGATAAAAAATGCTCTGGAGTTTGCCTTAGTCATGTCGCCAAAGAATGTTATTGAAAGTGCGGATTTTCCCTATGATCAAAATGAGGTGATTTTACCGGAAGAGATCAATGCTCTGGCCGGATTTCCGGAAGACTTTCATCAAAGCCAGGAGCTTTTTGAGAAAGTCTTTTTAGAGGCGATGCTGGCCAAGAATGGCGGCAAGGTCAACGAGACGGCACGCCGCTTGGGAATCAGCAAAACAACCCTTATTCAGAAGGCGCGCAAATACGGTATCAACACTCTGAAAATGCGCGCTGAAGCCTTCGATTTTGCTGCGTAA
- a CDS encoding glycosyltransferase family 9 protein codes for MKKILIINLRRLGDVFSTAHLINSLTANSGNQVSLLTYKESSKAAENLKNVSNLFEIDRKELITLKTNKLFSDGFAFEQLFNQLSSIKSQEWDQIINYSNDVVGAYLCSYLKDSTKQVIGVHYNAQRNVVTQNDWELLFNDVLPVVKYAPVHFVDCYHKMAGTNLVKDGTKITTNPKYNESAYNNISAVKKASEAGDNAKVIGIQLKTADASKDIPEQTLHELISLIRQNSELIPFVLIAPTNDERKMAANFNEAHNGELVVVEADLLAVTSVLMNVDLLITPDTAVKHIADLTNTPVLEISLGHAPFLKQGSYSESALILTDVISTREFTKNNAPQRTNISAHDIMASVLYSLTKSKTIKPRLSPGVTLYQSSFDQMGIRYSPIAGTIDTQIEIHRLMSRQLINTMFEQNPDHNIYRDVCNLDLNMATEWTNHEKGIVTNVMKDILGTLRSLLQCAENRKSSRDFVMNLGKLITHLESESLVQIPVSMFKSKIESINVKTFEENAKEVEVLLYELKSDMQKILQCLKELEIQINASKMEDMITRNLESTKTVG; via the coding sequence ATGAAAAAGATTCTAATTATTAATCTTAGAAGACTCGGCGATGTATTCTCAACAGCTCACCTAATCAATTCATTAACGGCAAACAGTGGAAACCAGGTTTCTCTACTGACATATAAAGAAAGCTCAAAGGCCGCAGAAAACCTTAAAAATGTTTCAAACCTTTTCGAGATTGACCGCAAAGAACTTATCACTCTTAAGACAAATAAACTTTTCTCTGATGGGTTTGCGTTTGAGCAGCTCTTTAATCAATTAAGCTCTATCAAGTCTCAGGAATGGGATCAGATCATCAACTACTCTAACGATGTCGTTGGCGCGTACCTGTGCTCATACTTAAAAGATTCTACAAAACAAGTTATTGGTGTTCACTACAACGCTCAAAGAAACGTTGTTACTCAAAACGACTGGGAACTGTTATTTAATGACGTTCTCCCTGTGGTTAAATACGCTCCTGTTCACTTTGTTGATTGCTACCATAAAATGGCCGGCACAAACCTGGTTAAAGACGGGACAAAAATTACGACCAACCCAAAATACAATGAATCGGCCTACAACAATATTAGTGCCGTAAAAAAAGCAAGTGAAGCCGGAGACAATGCTAAAGTTATTGGTATCCAGCTTAAGACAGCTGACGCTTCTAAAGATATTCCAGAGCAGACTCTGCATGAGCTTATTTCACTTATCAGACAAAACTCTGAACTTATCCCATTCGTTTTAATCGCTCCAACAAACGACGAAAGAAAAATGGCGGCAAATTTCAATGAAGCTCATAACGGCGAACTTGTAGTCGTTGAAGCTGATTTGTTAGCAGTGACTTCTGTGTTAATGAACGTTGATCTTCTCATTACTCCAGATACCGCTGTAAAACATATTGCAGACCTGACAAATACCCCGGTTCTGGAAATTTCATTGGGGCATGCTCCCTTCCTGAAACAGGGAAGTTACTCTGAAAGCGCTTTGATTTTAACAGACGTTATTTCAACGAGAGAATTCACTAAAAATAATGCTCCTCAAAGAACTAATATTTCAGCCCATGACATCATGGCCTCAGTTCTTTACTCACTGACAAAATCAAAAACAATTAAGCCTCGCCTGTCTCCAGGTGTGACTCTATACCAATCATCATTTGACCAAATGGGAATCCGCTACTCGCCGATTGCCGGAACAATTGACACTCAGATTGAAATCCACAGATTGATGTCGAGACAATTAATCAACACGATGTTTGAGCAAAACCCGGACCACAACATCTACCGCGATGTCTGCAACCTTGACCTCAACATGGCCACGGAGTGGACAAACCATGAGAAAGGAATCGTGACAAACGTCATGAAAGATATCCTGGGAACACTACGTTCTCTTCTTCAATGCGCTGAAAACCGCAAGAGTTCACGCGATTTCGTCATGAATCTTGGAAAACTTATCACGCACCTTGAGAGCGAATCATTAGTGCAAATCCCAGTTTCAATGTTTAAGAGTAAGATTGAATCAATCAACGTTAAGACGTTTGAAGAAAACGCCAAAGAAGTTGAAGTCCTGCTTTATGAACTAAAGTCAGATATGCAAAAAATTCTTCAATGTCTAAAAGAGCTTGAGATCCAAATCAATGCAAGCAAGATGGAAGACATGATAACGAGAAATTTAGAGTCTACAAAGACTGTAGGCTAA
- the fliS gene encoding flagellar export chaperone FliS produces the protein MSYGYGAYKKTAVSTASKEQILLMLYQAAIKNCKKAIEAIEAKQIAKKGEYIGKLQDIVIELNNSLDFEVGGDIAKELSSLYDYILFSSSQANMKIDAEPLHGCLNVLNTLYEGWSEAIKSLKAAPGGTTEEVKK, from the coding sequence ATGAGTTATGGTTATGGAGCTTATAAAAAGACAGCGGTAAGCACGGCGAGCAAAGAACAAATTCTCCTGATGCTGTACCAAGCGGCAATTAAAAACTGTAAAAAAGCAATCGAAGCGATCGAAGCAAAACAAATCGCCAAAAAAGGTGAGTATATTGGAAAGCTTCAAGATATCGTCATCGAACTTAACAACAGCTTAGATTTTGAAGTAGGTGGAGATATCGCAAAAGAGCTTTCTTCTCTTTACGACTACATCTTATTTTCAAGCTCACAAGCAAATATGAAAATCGATGCAGAACCTCTACATGGATGCTTAAACGTTCTTAACACTCTTTACGAAGGATGGAGTGAAGCAATTAAGAGCTTAAAGGCCGCTCCTGGTGGAACAACGGAAGAAGTTAAAAAGTAA
- a CDS encoding barstar family protein, with amino-acid sequence MRNAMIALSGLLLSFQVMASGSVLINGKEIKSQDHLHTTLAKELNFPRHYGKTLDALYDTLSSDYSGQTIIKIKFVSILKSKLGADYTDALIQAIMDASDDNPKVVLVLE; translated from the coding sequence ATGAGAAACGCAATGATCGCTTTAAGCGGGCTGCTTTTGTCTTTTCAGGTTATGGCATCTGGTTCTGTTTTGATTAACGGTAAAGAAATTAAGTCACAAGACCATCTTCATACGACGCTGGCAAAGGAATTAAACTTTCCTCGCCACTACGGAAAAACTCTCGATGCACTTTACGATACTTTGAGCTCTGATTATTCAGGCCAAACCATTATTAAAATCAAATTTGTAAGCATTTTAAAAAGCAAATTAGGCGCAGATTACACTGATGCTTTAATTCAGGCGATCATGGATGCTTCTGACGACAACCCAAAAGTTGTCTTAGTTTTAGAGTAA
- the fliD gene encoding flagellar filament capping protein FliD: MGISFGSIGTGLPKDIVKQIIAAEQIPVQNMEKQKSKIQDKKGLVDQLVKLVEDVRGNLAVNANARALREFKVDTNTDIVGVSTDKTRALPGTYQLEVVSLAQKSSAMSTGFEDKDESYVGVGFIQYTLPNGETKDIYVDSDNASLTKIAKLINKDSNLGVTANVINDGSGSDTPWRLILSLNKTGDDAAVDFPYFYFVDGDEDFQLEFQREAHDAKIKLDGFEIEAPENKIADLIPGVTLDLKKAKPGEEFTLKVSEDIQAVGAKVSDLVTKLNGVLSFIKQQNTMDEKTDTSRTLGGDIMLQSLEGRIHSAVFKDVLTDKGYMRAGDIGLSFTREGLLQFDEKKFEAKLTEDYNTVAQVLTGTFTPEGGKSEGFMDNLNSMVNTALRMPDGLVQSRKKTLQSNIEQIDRRISQKQKFIEEKEKNLKDKFSRLEGTISRIKGQGAGVASLGGGADPVQQLG; the protein is encoded by the coding sequence TTGGGTATTTCGTTTGGCTCCATCGGAACTGGACTTCCTAAGGATATTGTTAAGCAGATCATTGCTGCTGAACAAATTCCAGTTCAAAACATGGAAAAGCAAAAAAGCAAAATCCAGGACAAAAAAGGTCTTGTTGATCAGTTGGTAAAACTGGTTGAAGACGTGCGTGGAAATCTTGCTGTCAATGCCAATGCCCGAGCTCTTCGCGAATTCAAAGTTGACACTAACACTGACATTGTTGGTGTGAGTACAGATAAAACCAGAGCTCTTCCTGGTACATATCAACTGGAAGTTGTTTCTCTTGCCCAAAAATCATCGGCAATGTCGACGGGCTTTGAAGACAAAGATGAAAGTTATGTTGGTGTGGGATTTATCCAGTACACACTGCCAAACGGCGAGACAAAAGATATTTATGTTGATTCGGACAATGCTTCGTTGACAAAAATTGCAAAACTTATCAACAAAGACAGCAATCTTGGTGTTACCGCCAACGTTATCAACGACGGCTCGGGATCAGACACTCCATGGAGACTGATTTTAAGTTTAAATAAAACCGGCGACGATGCCGCTGTGGATTTCCCATACTTTTATTTCGTTGATGGTGACGAGGATTTTCAGTTGGAATTCCAGCGTGAAGCCCATGATGCCAAAATCAAACTAGATGGTTTTGAGATTGAAGCTCCGGAAAATAAAATTGCAGATCTAATCCCAGGGGTAACTCTTGATTTAAAAAAGGCAAAACCCGGGGAAGAATTCACACTGAAAGTTTCTGAAGATATCCAAGCCGTTGGGGCCAAGGTTAGTGACCTTGTAACAAAGCTCAATGGTGTACTAAGTTTCATCAAGCAACAAAATACTATGGATGAAAAGACTGATACATCCAGAACGCTTGGTGGAGACATTATGCTTCAGTCACTTGAAGGACGTATCCATAGTGCGGTTTTTAAGGATGTACTAACAGATAAAGGTTACATGAGGGCCGGTGATATCGGGTTAAGTTTTACCCGCGAAGGTCTTCTGCAATTTGATGAAAAAAAATTTGAAGCCAAGCTGACTGAAGACTACAACACTGTCGCTCAGGTCCTAACCGGAACTTTCACTCCAGAAGGAGGAAAAAGCGAAGGTTTCATGGATAACCTGAACTCAATGGTGAATACTGCTCTTCGTATGCCGGATGGTCTCGTTCAAAGTAGAAAGAAAACTCTTCAAAGTAATATCGAACAAATCGACAGAAGAATTTCTCAGAAGCAGAAATTCATTGAAGAAAAAGAAAAGAATTTAAAAGACAAGTTTTCACGTCTGGAAGGAACTATCTCCCGCATTAAAGGACAAGGTGCCGGGGTGGCTTCGCTTGGCGGTGGCGCTGATCCCGTTCAACAATTAGGTTAA
- a CDS encoding RlmE family RNA methyltransferase translates to MTFKVKDHYFHKAKKDNFLARSVYKLEEIDERFKILKKNDQVIDFGYHPGSWVQYTSEKVGVNGLVIGADVRDINKKLLGVPNVRLFQRDILTIETMQELGVSDQFDVVLSDMAPNTTGIMSVDQARSLNLVEMVFFLMPKFLKPGGNTVIKVFESNDAQVFLKEQKKLFSEFHYLRPKSTRSVSKEYFVIGKDFRP, encoded by the coding sequence ATGACGTTTAAAGTAAAAGATCATTATTTTCACAAAGCAAAGAAAGATAACTTTCTTGCAAGAAGCGTTTATAAGCTTGAAGAGATCGATGAGCGCTTTAAAATTTTGAAAAAAAATGATCAGGTCATCGACTTCGGTTACCACCCGGGATCGTGGGTTCAGTACACATCTGAAAAAGTTGGTGTCAATGGACTGGTAATTGGTGCCGATGTAAGAGACATAAATAAGAAACTTCTAGGTGTCCCAAACGTCCGTTTATTTCAAAGAGACATTCTCACTATCGAAACGATGCAAGAGCTTGGTGTATCGGACCAGTTCGATGTGGTCCTATCAGATATGGCCCCTAATACCACAGGGATTATGTCGGTTGATCAGGCCAGGTCCCTAAATTTAGTAGAGATGGTTTTCTTCTTAATGCCGAAATTTTTAAAACCAGGTGGAAACACCGTCATCAAAGTTTTCGAATCCAACGATGCTCAGGTATTTCTGAAGGAGCAAAAAAAGCTCTTTTCCGAGTTCCATTATCTGAGACCAAAATCTACCCGCTCGGTTAGTAAAGAATATTTTGTCATTGGGAAGGATTTTAGGCCATAA